One genomic segment of Camelina sativa cultivar DH55 unplaced genomic scaffold, Cs unpScaffold00535, whole genome shotgun sequence includes these proteins:
- the LOC104773422 gene encoding uncharacterized protein LOC104773422 isoform X2 produces the protein MRNLMNCAAAAMKPVKEEFVTIDLDDGGEDVLCGEVNVECMMDAEEINTSDDDDDGDDWDTKIDHQYMYLLDSFKEDGNTYLSDNPLRSIRYEVDNGGYDNRRFKAAAVTKEDQNTVRVVTKKNFESKPHHVQASSRKTTTKEAGSRQRRENSVAEKSVEATLITTSHVKSNSPPQQHGSGNASEKEENLADHDENYKAYLTWLVENLKSSTTTTEKEIQVKCEEEDFAMSFSDSDSDTIVVGDRPFLDGEDSPFVPSKSYRVVDLDDKRSDERSSWFRKEIMNVLKQPYTLTELTELHNEASVQRRSTRHVELRDGTEFNFKTKKKRPSYLDEYPDFKKEYLDSLHDADERKALNLLRGFIFYLTNVVRDDAFKPWLDHECLKTRCL, from the exons ATGAGAAATTTGATGAATTGTGCCGCTGCAGCAATGAAACCTGTGAAGGAGGAGTTTGTGACGATAGACTTAGACGATGGAGGTGAAGATGTTCTTTGTGGTGAAGTTAACGTGGAATGTATGATGGATGCGGAGGAAATTAAcacttctgatgatgatgatgatggtgatgattgGGATACCAAAATTGATCATCAGTATATGTACTTGTTGGATAGTTTCAAAGAAGATGGGAATACATATCTGAGTGATAATCCACTTAGGTCTATCAGGTATGAAGTAGATAACGGAGGATACGACAATCGCAGATTTAAAGCAGCAGCGGTTACAAAGGAAGACCAAAACACTGTTCGTGTTGTGACCAAGAAGAATTTTGAATCAAAGCCTCATCATGTTCAAGCAAGCTCAAGGAAGACAACAACGAAAGAAGCAGGTTCAAGgcagagaagagagaatagTGTGGCTGAGAAGAGTGTTGAAGCAACGCTCATTACTACGAGTCATGTGAAAAGTAACTCACCACCACAACAACATGGTAGTGGTAATGCTAGCGAGAAGGAAGAGAATTTGGCGGATCACGATGAGAATTACAAAGCTTATCTCACATGGTTAGTGGAGAATTTGAAAAGTTCAACAACTACAACTGAAAAGGAGATACAAGTAAAATGTGAAGAGGAGGATTTTGCAATGTCTttttctgattctgattctgatacTATTGTG GTTGGAGATCGTCCGTTTCTGGATGGAGAGGATTCTCCATTTGTGCCATCCAAAAGTTATAGAGTGGTT GATTTGGATGACAAGAGAAGTGATGAACGGAGTTCTTGGTTTAGGAAGGAGATAATGAATGTTCTGAAGCAGCCATACACTCTAACAGAGCTCACGGAACTTCACAATGAAGCATCGGTGCAAAGAAGGTCAACCCGACATGTAGAACTACGAGATGGAACTGAGTTTAACTTTAAAACGAAGAAAAAGAGACCTTCATATCTCGACGAGTATCCAG ACTTCAAAAAGGAGTATCTTGATTCTTTACATGACGCTGATGAGCGTAAAGCTCTGAACCTGTTGCGCGggtttatcttttatttaacG AATGTGGTTCGTGATGATGCATTCAAACCATGGCTTGATCATGAATGTTTGAAGACCAGATGTCTCTGA
- the LOC104773422 gene encoding uncharacterized protein LOC104773422 isoform X1: MRNLMNCAAAAMKPVKEEFVTIDLDDGGEDVLCGEVNVECMMDAEEINTSDDDDDGDDWDTKIDHQYMYLLDSFKEDGNTYLSDNPLRSIRYEVDNGGYDNRRFKAAAVTKEDQNTVRVVTKKNFESKPHHVQASSRKTTTKEAGSRQRRENSVAEKSVEATLITTSHVKSNSPPQQHGSGNASEKEENLADHDENYKAYLTWLVENLKSSTTTTEKEIQVKCEEEDFAMSFSDSDSDTIVVGDRPFLDGEDSPFVPSKSYRVVDLDDKRSDERSSWFRKEIMNVLKQPYTLTELTELHNEASVQRRSTRHVELRDGTEFNFKTKKKRPSYLDEYPDFKKEYLDSLHDADERKALNLLRGFIFYLTNVVRDDAFKPWLDHECLKTRCL; the protein is encoded by the exons ATGAGAAATTTGATGAATTGTGCCGCTGCAGCAATGAAACCTGTGAAGGAGGAGTTTGTGACGATAGACTTAGACGATGGAGGTGAAGATGTTCTTTGTGGTGAAGTTAACGTGGAATGTATGATGGATGCGGAGGAAATTAAcacttctgatgatgatgatgatggtgatgattgGGATACCAAAATTGATCATCAGTATATGTACTTGTTGGATAGTTTCAAAGAAGATGGGAATACATATCTGAGTGATAATCCACTTAGGTCTATCAGGTATGAAGTAGATAACGGAGGATACGACAATCGCAGATTTAAAGCAGCAGCGGTTACAAAGGAAGACCAAAACACTGTTCGTGTTGTGACCAAGAAGAATTTTGAATCAAAGCCTCATCATGTTCAAGCAAGCTCAAGGAAGACAACAACGAAAGAAGCAGGTTCAAGgcagagaagagagaatagTGTGGCTGAGAAGAGTGTTGAAGCAACGCTCATTACTACGAGTCATGTGAAAAGTAACTCACCACCACAACAACATGGTAGTGGTAATGCTAGCGAGAAGGAAGAGAATTTGGCGGATCACGATGAGAATTACAAAGCTTATCTCACATGGTTAGTGGAGAATTTGAAAAGTTCAACAACTACAACTGAAAAGGAGATACAAGTAAAATGTGAAGAGGAGGATTTTGCAATGTCTttttctgattctgattctgatacTATTGTGGTTGGAGATCGTCCGTTTCTGGATGGAGAGGATTCTCCATTTGTGCCATCCAAAAGTTATAGAGTGGTT GATTTGGATGACAAGAGAAGTGATGAACGGAGTTCTTGGTTTAGGAAGGAGATAATGAATGTTCTGAAGCAGCCATACACTCTAACAGAGCTCACGGAACTTCACAATGAAGCATCGGTGCAAAGAAGGTCAACCCGACATGTAGAACTACGAGATGGAACTGAGTTTAACTTTAAAACGAAGAAAAAGAGACCTTCATATCTCGACGAGTATCCAG ACTTCAAAAAGGAGTATCTTGATTCTTTACATGACGCTGATGAGCGTAAAGCTCTGAACCTGTTGCGCGggtttatcttttatttaacG AATGTGGTTCGTGATGATGCATTCAAACCATGGCTTGATCATGAATGTTTGAAGACCAGATGTCTCTGA
- the LOC104773422 gene encoding uncharacterized protein LOC104773422 isoform X3: protein MKPVKEEFVTIDLDDGGEDVLCGEVNVECMMDAEEINTSDDDDDGDDWDTKIDHQYMYLLDSFKEDGNTYLSDNPLRSIRYEVDNGGYDNRRFKAAAVTKEDQNTVRVVTKKNFESKPHHVQASSRKTTTKEAGSRQRRENSVAEKSVEATLITTSHVKSNSPPQQHGSGNASEKEENLADHDENYKAYLTWLVENLKSSTTTTEKEIQVKCEEEDFAMSFSDSDSDTIVVGDRPFLDGEDSPFVPSKSYRVVDLDDKRSDERSSWFRKEIMNVLKQPYTLTELTELHNEASVQRRSTRHVELRDGTEFNFKTKKKRPSYLDEYPDFKKEYLDSLHDADERKALNLLRGFIFYLTNVVRDDAFKPWLDHECLKTRCL, encoded by the exons ATGAAACCTGTGAAGGAGGAGTTTGTGACGATAGACTTAGACGATGGAGGTGAAGATGTTCTTTGTGGTGAAGTTAACGTGGAATGTATGATGGATGCGGAGGAAATTAAcacttctgatgatgatgatgatggtgatgattgGGATACCAAAATTGATCATCAGTATATGTACTTGTTGGATAGTTTCAAAGAAGATGGGAATACATATCTGAGTGATAATCCACTTAGGTCTATCAGGTATGAAGTAGATAACGGAGGATACGACAATCGCAGATTTAAAGCAGCAGCGGTTACAAAGGAAGACCAAAACACTGTTCGTGTTGTGACCAAGAAGAATTTTGAATCAAAGCCTCATCATGTTCAAGCAAGCTCAAGGAAGACAACAACGAAAGAAGCAGGTTCAAGgcagagaagagagaatagTGTGGCTGAGAAGAGTGTTGAAGCAACGCTCATTACTACGAGTCATGTGAAAAGTAACTCACCACCACAACAACATGGTAGTGGTAATGCTAGCGAGAAGGAAGAGAATTTGGCGGATCACGATGAGAATTACAAAGCTTATCTCACATGGTTAGTGGAGAATTTGAAAAGTTCAACAACTACAACTGAAAAGGAGATACAAGTAAAATGTGAAGAGGAGGATTTTGCAATGTCTttttctgattctgattctgatacTATTGTGGTTGGAGATCGTCCGTTTCTGGATGGAGAGGATTCTCCATTTGTGCCATCCAAAAGTTATAGAGTGGTT GATTTGGATGACAAGAGAAGTGATGAACGGAGTTCTTGGTTTAGGAAGGAGATAATGAATGTTCTGAAGCAGCCATACACTCTAACAGAGCTCACGGAACTTCACAATGAAGCATCGGTGCAAAGAAGGTCAACCCGACATGTAGAACTACGAGATGGAACTGAGTTTAACTTTAAAACGAAGAAAAAGAGACCTTCATATCTCGACGAGTATCCAG ACTTCAAAAAGGAGTATCTTGATTCTTTACATGACGCTGATGAGCGTAAAGCTCTGAACCTGTTGCGCGggtttatcttttatttaacG AATGTGGTTCGTGATGATGCATTCAAACCATGGCTTGATCATGAATGTTTGAAGACCAGATGTCTCTGA